In Terriglobia bacterium, a single genomic region encodes these proteins:
- a CDS encoding response regulator, with protein sequence MAEAPRILVVEDDPNHGAMCARLLERKGYQARAITSAREALSVLAQNGEIDLVLADLQMPEMDGIELLSAVKGKYPHIEFIMMTGYGTVKTA encoded by the coding sequence TTGGCTGAGGCTCCTCGAATCCTTGTCGTCGAAGACGATCCTAATCACGGAGCGATGTGCGCGCGTCTGCTGGAACGGAAGGGATACCAGGCCCGCGCCATCACGTCGGCTCGCGAAGCCTTGTCGGTTCTGGCACAGAATGGCGAAATCGATCTGGTTCTGGCCGACCTGCAGATGCCGGAGATGGACGGCATCGAGCTGCTCAGCGCCGTCAAAGGGAAGTATCCGCACATCGAATTCATCATGATGACGGGTTACGGCACCGTCAAAACCGCCG